A single genomic interval of Bacillus smithii harbors:
- a CDS encoding sensor domain-containing diguanylate cyclase, whose protein sequence is MNEIFLKNMMTLYKAKLYELIVAPDEQNVQQKWLKSISDILKSEKFHFLDKSSMQTVSNEQRKEIEHLFENKRWVQRDILDVSRCYSEYSFGVQFLCEHEVYGCLFVKTPLEEKITERFLKEFTEESHRFFQRYAFVSSISNGEKFYKELFQATKRFHSSMNIECVLNEMVDTLKRVFPHYFYSLNLTIDKNDIELPVHLFEMENTRSMAMEAYVSGEVKVEHLTQANKSVLYVPIKGKQGVYGLLKVDCPLFQLNNERIEFIRLLVETGGSALENAKLYQQSRRFIADLQLINETSRQLNSNLRFSDTILFLQSKILSSFGASACGFIFIEKDGYKVLEGSSPIFLDESGKMYISYVGKRMEEEKDSIFIGDIARKITDRKFPYRSLMAVPMFESDMLKGFCIVLKDSAYGFTFDMYKLLQSLIYHSTLALTNSLLREELERLVITDHLTNLYSRNYLESKMSESLQNDEQGSFLLIDIDDFKKINDTYGHQVGDEVIVQVAKIIQSVSGQKGIAARWGGEELSIYFPHLTVNEAEKLSQRIVVEVEEKTNPKVTVSCGMSRWYKGSGEDVESLFKKADQALYVSKATGKNKMTISYHSENDSKMPFS, encoded by the coding sequence ATGAACGAAATCTTTTTGAAAAATATGATGACTTTGTACAAAGCGAAACTATATGAGCTTATCGTGGCCCCGGATGAACAAAATGTTCAACAAAAATGGCTGAAATCTATTTCTGACATTTTAAAGTCAGAAAAATTCCATTTTTTGGACAAAAGTTCGATGCAAACCGTTTCAAATGAACAGCGGAAAGAGATCGAGCATCTGTTTGAAAATAAACGATGGGTACAACGGGATATCCTGGATGTCAGTCGCTGCTATTCCGAATATTCGTTTGGCGTCCAGTTTCTTTGTGAACATGAAGTCTATGGCTGTTTATTTGTAAAAACTCCTTTGGAAGAAAAAATCACCGAAAGGTTTTTAAAAGAATTTACGGAAGAAAGCCATCGTTTTTTTCAACGTTATGCCTTTGTTTCTTCCATCTCGAATGGGGAAAAATTTTATAAAGAATTGTTTCAAGCAACAAAAAGATTTCATTCTTCAATGAATATTGAATGTGTATTAAACGAAATGGTGGACACCCTCAAACGCGTTTTTCCTCATTATTTTTATTCGTTAAATCTTACCATTGATAAAAATGACATAGAATTGCCCGTCCATTTATTTGAAATGGAAAATACTCGCTCTATGGCGATGGAAGCGTATGTAAGCGGCGAAGTAAAAGTGGAGCACTTAACGCAAGCAAACAAAAGTGTTTTATATGTCCCTATAAAAGGAAAGCAAGGGGTGTACGGACTTTTAAAAGTCGATTGTCCGCTTTTTCAATTGAACAACGAAAGAATTGAGTTTATTCGGCTGCTTGTGGAAACAGGTGGAAGCGCTTTGGAAAATGCCAAGCTTTATCAGCAATCGAGACGATTTATTGCCGATTTGCAGCTTATCAACGAAACATCGCGGCAGTTGAATTCCAATTTGCGCTTTTCCGATACTATATTGTTTTTGCAGTCCAAAATCCTTTCCTCCTTTGGAGCTTCTGCTTGCGGATTCATTTTTATAGAAAAAGATGGCTATAAAGTATTGGAAGGAAGCTCCCCGATTTTTTTGGATGAATCGGGAAAAATGTACATATCGTATGTAGGAAAGAGAATGGAAGAAGAAAAAGATTCGATATTTATTGGGGACATAGCCAGAAAAATAACGGATAGAAAATTTCCATATCGTTCATTAATGGCTGTCCCCATGTTTGAAAGCGACATGCTAAAAGGATTTTGCATTGTATTGAAAGACAGCGCCTATGGATTTACGTTTGATATGTATAAATTGCTGCAGTCCTTGATTTATCATTCCACATTGGCTTTGACCAATTCTCTTTTAAGAGAGGAACTTGAACGTCTTGTGATTACCGATCATTTAACGAATTTATATTCCCGAAACTATTTGGAGTCAAAGATGAGCGAGTCGCTGCAGAACGACGAACAAGGGAGCTTTCTTCTGATCGATATTGATGATTTTAAAAAAATCAATGACACGTACGGACATCAAGTAGGGGATGAGGTCATCGTTCAAGTGGCCAAAATTATTCAATCTGTCTCCGGTCAAAAAGGAATAGCTGCAAGATGGGGCGGAGAGGAGCTGTCTATCTATTTTCCTCATTTGACTGTGAATGAAGCAGAGAAACTTTCACAAAGGATAGTAGTAGAAGTGGAAGAAAAGACGAATCCGAAAGTGACGGTTTCTTGCGGAATGTCTCGATGGTACAAAGGAAGTGGAGAAGACGTAGAATCGTTGTTTAAAAAAGCCGACCAAGCACTGTACGTTTCGAAAGCAACCGGCAAAAACAAAATGACCATTAGTTATCATAGTGAAAACGACAGCAAAATGCCTTTTTCATAA
- a CDS encoding ISLre2 family transposase, whose amino-acid sequence MNIQQHLTTNSLTWKEIELDLFRALQNAFTELFTALLEDIDRQLAETRDKRRYHLKDKRRTTIQTLFGEVTFERNYYLDREQNRYTFLLDSFLAFDGSQSISPCLEETAMGLAVECSSYRKAAHTLAQMVGYPVMSHETIRQLVLEAEVPLHCPVDQRYGRVLFVEADGLFVSLQGKGKRAKEDKILTVHEGWKRNGSRIEFVNQRHYVHEGKGEVWEGFEEFLMNEYAYDPCRDLLVINGDGAPWITACREYFKGRVCFQLDRFHVARELRQCLSGHPRWQAIRQKLAKQDEEKLLVELNSALGTLGDEAKEQQLAALIHRIESMPGCIRDYREWLKEQGVDTTGMYPMGRAESVMSQLAYRVKYRRSWTDKGLRAFFKAMIARMDGIRLFGHRLGEESSHPAEETASTKQTIVNKAKQRIRRLLPEVTRNNVPYLQQSSGTPIYHALSEFKGW is encoded by the coding sequence ATGAATATTCAACAACATCTTACCACAAATTCGTTGACATGGAAAGAGATCGAACTTGATTTGTTTCGAGCCTTGCAAAACGCCTTCACCGAGCTGTTTACGGCTCTGTTGGAGGACATCGACCGACAATTGGCGGAAACCCGGGACAAGCGCCGGTACCACTTGAAAGACAAACGACGCACCACGATTCAAACCTTGTTTGGCGAAGTTACCTTTGAGCGAAACTACTATTTAGACCGAGAACAAAACCGTTACACGTTTTTGCTTGATTCCTTTTTAGCGTTTGATGGATCGCAGTCAATCAGCCCTTGTCTAGAAGAAACGGCGATGGGATTGGCTGTGGAGTGCTCTTCCTATCGCAAAGCGGCTCATACGCTTGCCCAGATGGTCGGGTATCCGGTGATGAGCCATGAGACGATCCGCCAGTTGGTGCTCGAGGCTGAAGTTCCGCTGCACTGCCCGGTTGACCAGCGATATGGACGGGTGCTGTTTGTGGAGGCCGATGGACTGTTTGTCTCTCTCCAAGGGAAGGGAAAACGGGCCAAGGAAGACAAAATCCTGACCGTTCACGAAGGATGGAAGCGCAACGGCTCACGGATCGAATTCGTGAATCAGCGCCATTACGTCCATGAAGGCAAGGGGGAGGTGTGGGAAGGCTTCGAGGAATTTTTGATGAACGAATATGCCTATGATCCGTGTCGGGATCTTCTTGTCATCAACGGGGACGGCGCTCCATGGATTACCGCGTGCCGGGAGTATTTCAAAGGACGGGTCTGCTTCCAATTGGATCGATTCCACGTGGCGCGTGAGTTGCGCCAATGCCTCTCGGGCCATCCACGGTGGCAGGCGATTCGGCAAAAGCTGGCGAAGCAGGATGAAGAGAAGCTGCTTGTGGAACTGAACAGCGCCCTCGGCACGCTGGGGGACGAAGCGAAAGAACAACAGCTGGCTGCCTTGATCCACCGGATCGAATCGATGCCGGGATGCATCCGTGATTACCGGGAATGGCTGAAGGAGCAAGGAGTGGACACAACGGGCATGTATCCGATGGGGAGGGCTGAAAGCGTGATGAGCCAGCTGGCGTATCGGGTGAAATACCGCCGCAGTTGGACAGACAAGGGACTCAGGGCGTTTTTCAAGGCAATGATTGCCCGGATGGATGGGATTCGTCTTTTCGGACATCGTTTAGGAGAAGAATCGTCGCATCCGGCGGAGGAAACGGCATCTACCAAACAGACGATCGTGAACAAGGCGAAACAACGCATCCGCCGTCTTCTTCCAGAGGTAACGCGGAATAACGTGCCATATTTACAGCAATCGTCCGGGACTCCGATCTATCATGCCCTGTCTGAATTCAAGGGATGGTAA
- the rpsD gene encoding 30S ribosomal protein S4 — protein MARYTGPTWKISRRLGISLSGTGKELEKRPYAPGQHGPNQRRKLSEYGLQLQEKQKLRHMYGVNERQFRNLFVKAGKMKGVHGENFMILLESRLDNLVYRLGLARTRRQARQLVNHGHILVDGSRVDIPSYQVRPGQTIGVREKSRNLDIIKESVEANNYVPEYLTFDADKLEGTYTRLPERSELPAEINESLIVEFYSR, from the coding sequence ATGGCTCGTTACACTGGCCCTACATGGAAAATTTCCCGTCGCCTTGGCATTTCCTTAAGCGGAACGGGGAAAGAATTAGAAAAACGCCCATATGCTCCTGGACAACATGGTCCAAACCAACGTAGAAAACTTTCCGAATATGGTCTTCAATTGCAAGAAAAACAAAAATTACGCCATATGTACGGAGTAAATGAACGTCAATTCCGTAATCTGTTCGTAAAAGCTGGCAAAATGAAAGGGGTTCACGGTGAAAACTTCATGATTTTGCTGGAATCCCGTCTTGACAATCTTGTTTATCGTCTCGGTTTAGCGCGTACTCGCCGCCAAGCTCGTCAGCTTGTTAACCACGGTCATATTCTTGTAGATGGAAGCCGCGTAGATATTCCATCTTACCAAGTTCGTCCGGGGCAAACCATCGGTGTTCGCGAAAAATCTCGCAACCTTGACATTATTAAAGAATCCGTGGAAGCTAACAACTACGTTCCTGAATATTTAACTTTTGATGCTGATAAATTAGAAGGAACTTATACTCGTCTTCCAGAACGTTCTGAGCTTCCTGCTGAAATTAACGAATCTCTTATCGTTGAGTTCTACTCTCGTTAA
- the tyrS gene encoding tyrosine--tRNA ligase gives MNLLEELQWRGIIYQQTDEQDIKELLENEKISLYCGVDPTADSLHIGHLLPFLTLRRFQQHGHRPIVLIGGATGMIGDPSGKKEERKLQTIETVQENVKGLKKQLEKIFDFDGSNGAVLVNNYDWTSTMNVITFLRDYGKYIGINYMLAKDTIASRLETGISFTEFSYTILQGIDFLHLFDEYQCKLQIGGSDQWGNITTGLELIRKIHDGAKAYGLTIPLVTKADGTKFGKTENGAVWLDPEKTSPFEFYQFWINTADEDVVKYLKYFTFLTKEEIEDLEQSLKKEPHLRKAQKALAEEMTRLIHGQEALNQAIRISESLFSGDIKQLSAEEIKQGFKDVPSYEVKETQELGLVDLLVQAKISPSKRQAREDIQNGAIYINGERVTDTSYQLTENDRIEGQFTIVRRGKKKYFLIKY, from the coding sequence GTGAATTTACTGGAAGAATTACAGTGGAGAGGGATCATTTACCAACAAACAGATGAACAGGATATTAAGGAGCTTCTTGAAAACGAAAAGATTTCGCTATATTGCGGAGTGGATCCAACGGCCGACAGTCTGCATATTGGACATTTGCTTCCGTTTTTGACACTTCGTCGTTTTCAACAGCACGGGCACCGACCGATTGTGCTGATCGGTGGAGCAACGGGGATGATTGGCGATCCAAGCGGGAAAAAAGAAGAACGCAAACTTCAAACGATTGAAACGGTTCAAGAAAATGTAAAAGGGTTGAAAAAACAATTAGAGAAAATTTTTGATTTTGATGGATCCAACGGAGCGGTGCTCGTCAATAATTATGACTGGACAAGTACGATGAACGTCATTACGTTCTTGCGTGATTATGGAAAATACATCGGCATCAATTACATGCTGGCAAAAGATACGATCGCTTCCCGCCTAGAAACCGGTATTTCGTTTACAGAGTTCAGCTACACGATTTTGCAAGGGATCGACTTTTTGCATTTGTTCGATGAGTATCAATGTAAATTACAAATCGGCGGAAGCGACCAATGGGGCAACATTACAACCGGATTGGAATTAATTCGAAAGATTCATGACGGAGCAAAAGCGTATGGTTTAACGATCCCGCTTGTGACGAAAGCAGATGGCACAAAATTCGGGAAAACAGAAAACGGTGCTGTTTGGCTGGATCCGGAAAAGACCTCTCCTTTTGAATTCTATCAATTTTGGATTAACACAGCGGATGAAGATGTAGTGAAATACTTAAAATACTTTACGTTCCTGACAAAAGAAGAAATTGAGGATTTGGAACAATCATTGAAAAAAGAGCCGCATTTGCGCAAAGCTCAAAAAGCGCTTGCGGAAGAAATGACCCGCCTTATTCATGGCCAAGAGGCGCTCAATCAAGCGATTCGCATTTCAGAATCGTTATTCAGCGGAGATATTAAACAATTATCAGCAGAAGAGATTAAACAAGGATTTAAAGATGTCCCTTCCTATGAAGTGAAGGAAACTCAAGAACTGGGTTTGGTTGATTTATTAGTCCAAGCAAAAATTTCTCCATCGAAACGCCAGGCTCGCGAAGATATTCAAAATGGAGCCATCTATATCAACGGAGAAAGAGTCACGGATACAAGCTATCAATTAACGGAAAATGACCGTATTGAGGGCCAGTTTACGATTGTCCGCAGAGGGAAAAAGAAATACTTTTTAATTAAATACTAA
- the acsA gene encoding acetate--CoA ligase → MRLEALPVVEGDFNLKNYEETYQSFDWKEAEKHFSWYETGKVNLAYEAIDRHVETFRKNKVALYYKDAERNEKYTFKEMKEWTNRAANVLKEYGDVQKGDRVFIFMPRSPELYFALLGTIKTGAIVGPLFEAFMEGAVRDRLQDSEAKVLITTTELLHRVPKQDLPALKKIFLVGKDIQEDETHIDFLAKLKNASKRFDIEWVDRNDGLILHYTSGSTGKPKGVLHVHNAMIQHYQTAKWVLDLKEDDVYWCTADPGWVTGTSYGIFGPWLMGASNVIVGGRFNPEHWYKTIEEFEITVWYSAPTAFRMLMGAGDELVKQFDLSSLRHILSVGEPLNPEVVRWGKKVFDVRIHDTWWMTETGAIMICNYPCMEIKPGSMGKPLPGVKAAIVDDRGNELPPNRMGNLAIKKGWPSMMYTIWKNKEKYESYFLAGDWYVSGDSAYKDEDGYFWFQGRVDDVIMTSGERVGPFEVESKLVEHPAVAEAGVIGKPDPVRGEIIKAFVALREGYEPSDELKEDIRQFIKKGLAAHAAPREIEFRDKLPKTRSGKIMRRVLKAWELDLPTGDLSTMED, encoded by the coding sequence ATGAGGTTGGAAGCGTTACCAGTCGTCGAAGGGGATTTCAATTTAAAAAATTATGAGGAAACTTATCAGTCGTTTGATTGGAAAGAAGCTGAAAAACATTTTTCTTGGTACGAAACGGGAAAAGTCAATTTGGCTTATGAAGCCATTGACCGCCATGTTGAGACTTTTCGCAAAAATAAAGTGGCTCTCTATTATAAAGACGCTGAAAGAAATGAAAAATATACGTTTAAAGAAATGAAAGAATGGACAAATCGGGCAGCAAATGTTTTGAAGGAGTATGGAGACGTTCAAAAAGGAGACAGGGTGTTTATTTTCATGCCCCGTTCGCCTGAACTGTATTTTGCCCTTTTAGGGACAATCAAGACCGGTGCCATCGTCGGTCCATTATTTGAGGCCTTTATGGAAGGGGCGGTAAGAGACCGGCTTCAAGATAGTGAGGCAAAGGTGCTGATCACTACAACGGAGCTTCTGCACAGGGTGCCCAAACAAGATCTTCCCGCTTTGAAAAAGATTTTTCTGGTTGGGAAAGATATTCAAGAAGATGAGACACATATCGACTTTTTGGCCAAACTGAAAAACGCCAGCAAACGGTTTGATATCGAGTGGGTCGATCGAAACGATGGTTTGATCCTTCATTATACTTCAGGGTCTACGGGAAAGCCAAAAGGTGTCCTTCATGTTCATAATGCGATGATCCAGCATTATCAAACAGCCAAGTGGGTGCTCGATTTGAAAGAAGACGATGTTTATTGGTGCACAGCGGATCCGGGCTGGGTAACGGGGACGTCTTATGGAATATTCGGACCTTGGTTAATGGGAGCATCAAACGTGATTGTGGGCGGACGTTTTAATCCTGAACATTGGTATAAGACGATTGAAGAGTTCGAGATTACCGTTTGGTACAGTGCTCCAACTGCTTTTCGCATGCTCATGGGAGCAGGAGATGAACTCGTGAAACAGTTCGATTTAAGTTCGCTCCGCCATATATTGAGCGTTGGTGAACCGTTGAATCCTGAAGTGGTGCGATGGGGAAAGAAAGTTTTTGATGTTCGCATCCATGATACGTGGTGGATGACGGAAACAGGAGCCATTATGATTTGCAATTATCCATGCATGGAGATTAAACCAGGATCCATGGGCAAACCGCTTCCCGGCGTGAAAGCCGCCATTGTGGATGACAGAGGAAACGAACTCCCTCCTAATCGGATGGGGAATTTGGCCATCAAAAAAGGTTGGCCTTCCATGATGTATACGATTTGGAAAAATAAAGAGAAATATGAATCTTACTTTTTAGCCGGAGATTGGTACGTATCGGGGGATTCCGCATATAAGGATGAAGATGGATATTTTTGGTTCCAGGGACGTGTGGATGATGTGATTATGACATCGGGTGAACGAGTAGGACCTTTTGAGGTAGAAAGTAAATTGGTAGAGCATCCCGCAGTTGCCGAAGCGGGGGTCATCGGGAAGCCGGACCCTGTACGCGGGGAAATTATTAAAGCGTTTGTTGCGTTAAGGGAAGGATATGAACCTTCTGATGAACTGAAGGAAGACATTCGCCAATTTATTAAGAAAGGCTTGGCGGCTCATGCCGCTCCGAGGGAAATTGAATTCCGCGACAAACTACCGAAAACACGAAGCGGAAAAATTATGCGCCGCGTCTTAAAAGCTTGGGAACTAGACTTGCCGACTGGCGACTTATCCACAATGGAAGACTAG
- a CDS encoding GNAT family N-acetyltransferase: MEHKKTYHSLKMETPKGELIIEGPISSNTLANLEFHKDLVAFRQPSKQHKALIEIADLPEGRIIIARERQTIVGYVTFLYPDPLERWSEGNMEDLIELGAIEVIPEYRGFGVGKNLLRVSMMDDAMEDYIIITTEYYWHWDLKGTGLNVWEYRKVMEKMMNAGGLVWYATDDPEISSHPANCLMARIGKRVSPQSIEKFDQLRFMNRFMY, from the coding sequence ATGGAACATAAAAAAACGTATCATTCTCTTAAAATGGAAACTCCAAAAGGAGAACTAATCATTGAAGGCCCGATTTCCTCAAACACGCTGGCAAACTTAGAGTTTCACAAAGATCTTGTCGCTTTTCGCCAGCCTTCAAAGCAGCATAAAGCGCTGATCGAAATTGCCGATCTCCCCGAAGGAAGAATTATCATCGCCCGGGAACGTCAAACCATAGTCGGTTATGTAACCTTTCTATATCCTGATCCTCTAGAACGCTGGTCAGAAGGAAACATGGAAGATCTTATTGAATTAGGAGCCATTGAAGTAATTCCCGAATATCGGGGATTCGGAGTAGGAAAGAATCTTTTGCGAGTCTCCATGATGGATGATGCCATGGAAGACTATATTATTATAACGACGGAATATTATTGGCATTGGGATTTAAAAGGCACCGGTTTAAATGTTTGGGAATATCGAAAAGTGATGGAAAAAATGATGAATGCCGGCGGTCTTGTTTGGTATGCAACCGATGATCCGGAAATCAGTTCTCACCCTGCCAACTGTTTGATGGCAAGGATAGGAAAAAGGGTCAGCCCCCAATCCATTGAGAAATTCGATCAGCTTCGTTTCATGAACCGCTTTATGTATTAA
- a CDS encoding acetoin utilization AcuB family protein, with protein sequence MIVEEIMNKEVYTLPPDASIRDALQLLKSKKIRHIPVVDEKQHLVGLVTERDLKNITSSIFQKEIREEILKKPLHSFMIKKVVTGHPLDFVEEVAYLFYDNQIGCLPIVQDGKLVGILSETEVLHTFVELTGANQPGSQIEVKVPDKTGILYEVVTVIHKQKANVLSVLVYPDKKDERYKILVFRVQTMNPLELIHALKKEGHTVLWPNMPGISI encoded by the coding sequence ATGATCGTAGAAGAAATTATGAATAAGGAAGTCTATACCCTTCCCCCCGATGCTTCAATTCGAGATGCACTTCAATTGTTAAAATCTAAAAAAATCCGCCATATTCCGGTTGTGGATGAAAAACAACATTTAGTTGGTCTTGTAACCGAGCGGGATTTAAAAAATATCACATCTTCCATTTTTCAAAAAGAAATAAGGGAAGAAATTCTGAAAAAACCCCTTCATTCCTTTATGATCAAAAAAGTGGTGACAGGTCATCCTCTAGACTTTGTAGAAGAAGTTGCTTATCTTTTCTACGACAATCAAATTGGCTGTTTGCCCATTGTCCAAGACGGCAAACTTGTGGGCATCCTTTCCGAGACAGAAGTCCTCCATACATTCGTGGAATTGACGGGAGCCAATCAGCCGGGGTCCCAAATTGAAGTAAAAGTCCCTGATAAAACAGGCATTCTGTACGAAGTCGTGACCGTGATTCATAAACAGAAGGCCAATGTTTTGAGCGTTCTTGTATATCCCGACAAAAAGGATGAACGATATAAAATTCTTGTTTTTCGCGTTCAAACGATGAATCCTCTCGAACTCATCCATGCATTAAAGAAGGAAGGGCATACGGTTTTATGGCCAAATATGCCCGGGATTTCCATATGA
- a CDS encoding acetoin utilization protein AcuC translates to MKKKAVFIYSDDLLTYKFHNQHPFNQFRITLTIDLLQSIDALKEEHIIPPRIATEKELTLIHDPSYIQAVKKAGEGQLSPDIAEGYGLGTEDTPIFKGMHEASALLVGGTLTAVDWVMTDKAEHAVHLGGGLHHGFRGKASGFCIYNDSSVAIQYLLEKYHARVLYVDTDAHHGDGVQWSFYDDPNVCTLSIHETGRYLFPGTGNINERGNGKGYGYSFNIPLDAFTEDESWLHAYETAIWEVAAYFKPDVILTQNGADAHYYDPLTHLSTTMKIYERIPKMAHAIAHQYCDGRWIAVGGGGYDIWRVVPRAWSRIWLEMTDNNHFNGPLPEKWISKWSKKSPVPLPAAWEDPEGIYKPIPRKQEITEKNRLTVEKALYPLRHEH, encoded by the coding sequence ATGAAAAAAAAGGCCGTATTTATTTATTCAGACGATCTATTAACTTATAAATTCCATAATCAGCATCCGTTCAATCAATTTAGAATCACTTTGACAATAGATTTATTGCAAAGCATTGACGCCTTAAAAGAAGAACATATCATTCCGCCGCGGATCGCCACCGAAAAAGAGCTTACCCTCATCCACGATCCCTCTTATATTCAAGCGGTAAAAAAAGCCGGAGAAGGACAACTATCCCCGGATATTGCCGAAGGATATGGGCTCGGCACGGAGGATACTCCCATTTTTAAAGGCATGCATGAAGCAAGCGCTCTGTTGGTAGGAGGAACATTAACAGCCGTTGATTGGGTCATGACCGACAAAGCCGAACATGCCGTTCACTTAGGCGGAGGGCTGCATCATGGATTTCGCGGAAAAGCTTCCGGTTTTTGCATCTACAATGATAGTTCTGTCGCTATCCAGTATTTGCTGGAAAAATATCATGCCAGGGTTTTGTATGTAGACACCGATGCTCATCATGGCGATGGTGTGCAATGGTCTTTTTATGATGATCCAAATGTTTGTACGTTGTCCATCCACGAAACGGGAAGGTATTTATTCCCGGGCACTGGAAATATCAACGAGAGGGGAAACGGAAAAGGCTACGGCTATTCCTTCAACATCCCTTTGGATGCTTTCACTGAAGATGAATCTTGGCTCCATGCGTATGAAACAGCCATTTGGGAAGTCGCGGCCTATTTTAAACCGGATGTGATTTTGACACAAAACGGTGCGGATGCCCACTATTATGATCCTTTGACCCACTTATCGACTACCATGAAAATTTATGAACGCATTCCTAAAATGGCCCACGCCATTGCCCATCAATATTGCGACGGCCGCTGGATTGCCGTAGGGGGTGGGGGATATGATATTTGGAGAGTCGTTCCCCGGGCATGGTCCCGAATTTGGCTGGAGATGACCGACAATAATCATTTTAACGGTCCTTTACCAGAAAAATGGATATCGAAGTGGTCGAAAAAATCGCCTGTTCCATTGCCTGCTGCTTGGGAAGACCCTGAAGGAATCTACAAACCCATTCCCCGTAAACAGGAAATTACGGAAAAAAACCGCCTAACCGTAGAAAAAGCACTTTACCCGCTGCGTCATGAACATTAA
- the ccpA gene encoding catabolite control protein A produces the protein MTVTIYDVAREANVSMATVSRVVNGNPNVKPTTRKKVLEVIERLGYRPNAVARGLASKKTTTVGVIIPDISHIFHAELARGIEDIATMYNYNIILSNSDQNKEKEIRLLNTMLGKQVDGIVFMSGTITEEHVKEFERSSVPIVLAGSVEQSNQIPSVNIDYKRAAYEAVEMLTKKGHKRIGFVAAPFNNTISKEFIFEGYKEALKDAGISWKEEWLFEGDYTYDSGMEAWGKFRENAEKPTAIFVSNDEMALGVVHGAQDDGVHIPDDLEIVSFESTKLSVMVRPKLTAVVQPLYDIGAVAMRLLTKYMNKEEVKDHIVILPHRIEKRNSTK, from the coding sequence GTGACTGTTACGATATATGATGTAGCAAGAGAAGCGAATGTTTCCATGGCGACGGTTTCAAGGGTGGTGAACGGAAATCCCAACGTGAAACCAACGACAAGAAAAAAAGTGTTGGAAGTGATCGAAAGATTGGGCTATCGTCCGAATGCGGTAGCTAGAGGGCTGGCCAGCAAAAAAACGACAACAGTCGGTGTGATCATTCCCGACATTTCCCATATTTTTCATGCGGAACTGGCCCGAGGAATTGAAGATATTGCCACCATGTATAATTACAACATTATTTTGAGCAATTCCGATCAAAATAAAGAGAAAGAGATTCGTCTTTTAAACACGATGCTTGGCAAACAAGTGGATGGGATCGTGTTTATGAGCGGGACCATCACAGAAGAACATGTAAAGGAATTTGAACGTTCGTCTGTACCGATCGTTCTGGCGGGATCCGTTGAACAATCCAATCAAATCCCTTCTGTTAATATCGACTATAAACGGGCCGCTTATGAAGCCGTTGAAATGCTGACGAAAAAAGGGCATAAACGTATCGGTTTTGTGGCTGCACCTTTCAACAACACCATCAGCAAGGAATTTATATTCGAAGGTTATAAAGAGGCCTTGAAAGATGCCGGTATTTCTTGGAAAGAAGAATGGCTGTTTGAAGGGGACTACACATATGACTCCGGAATGGAAGCTTGGGGAAAATTCCGGGAAAATGCAGAAAAGCCGACCGCTATTTTTGTCAGCAACGATGAAATGGCATTAGGCGTTGTTCATGGAGCGCAAGATGACGGTGTTCATATTCCGGATGATCTGGAAATCGTTAGTTTCGAAAGTACAAAGCTATCGGTGATGGTTCGACCGAAATTAACAGCTGTCGTACAGCCGCTTTACGACATCGGAGCTGTTGCGATGAGGCTGCTGACAAAATATATGAACAAAGAGGAAGTGAAAGACCATATTGTTATACTGCCACACCGAATTGAAAAACGGAATTCTACAAAATAA